From one Cucurbita pepo subsp. pepo cultivar mu-cu-16 chromosome LG17, ASM280686v2, whole genome shotgun sequence genomic stretch:
- the LOC111778377 gene encoding uncharacterized protein LOC111778377: protein MAFTWRSALKITAALLLLAAVVTACFTLPIEKILKDFLLWVDQDLGAWGPLVLSVAYIPLTVLAVPASILTLGGGYLFGLPVGFVADSIGATVGAGAAFLLGRTIGKSFVVSKLKDYPQFHSVAIAINRSGFKIVLLLRLVPLLPFNMLNYLLSVTPVSLGEYMLASLLGMMPITFALVYVGTTLKDLSDVTHGWGEFSKTRWAFIMLGLVVSVVLAYCVTRVAKAALEKALAENGDAVDYLGISSQLPIVAESEPVDLNQPLIIKIDSPPDDCK from the exons ATGGCTTTTACATGGCGCTCCGCCCTCAAGATTACCGCCGCACTTCTACTTCTTGCTGCTGTAGTAACTGCTTGTTTCACCCTCCCAATCGAGAAG ATTCTGAAGGACTTTTTACTATGGGTTGATCAAGATCTTGGTGCTTGGGGTCCACTTGTGCT GTCTGTTGCATACATTCCTTTGACAGTGTTGGCAGTTCCTGCCTCAATACTCACT CTTGGTGGTGGCTATCTATTTGGGTTACCTGTGGGCTTTGTTGCTGATTCCATTGGTGCAACTGTTGGAGCTGGGGCAGCCTTCCTTCTTGGACGAACT ATTGGGAAGTCATTTGTTGTTTCCAAGCTGAAGGATTATCCACAGTTTCATTCAGTTGCCATTGCTATTAATCGGTCTGGATTTAAG ATAGTCTTACTTCTCCGGCTTGTACCCTTACTTCCATTTAACATGTTGAATTACCTATTATCGGTGACTCCCGTTTCATTAGGGGAATACATGCTGGCTTCATTGTTGGGAATGATG CCCATCACTTTTGCATTAGTATATGTTGGAACCACACTCAAAGATCTTTCTGATGTTACACATGGTTGGGGAGAATTTTCAAAGACTCGTTGG GCATTCATAATGTTAGGTCTTGTGGTATCTG TGGTTCTGGCGTACTGCGTTACCAGAGTTGCCAAGGCTGCTTTGGAAAAAGCTTTGGCCGAGAACGGAGATGCTGTTGACTATTTGGGTATCTCCTCGCAGCTACCCATCGTAGCTGAATCAGAGCCTGTCGATCTTAATCAGCCCCTCATAATCAAGATTGACTCTCCTCCAGATGACTGCAAATGA
- the LOC111778374 gene encoding heavy metal-associated isoprenylated plant protein 33-like, with translation MSKEEFLKIKKCVLKVNIHCDGCKQKVKKILQKIDGVFTIDIDAEVGKVTVSGNVDPATLINKLAKSKKYAEIWGAPKENPSNNNGGQQSQLETMMKNLQVDNGKGGDNNKQGAQKGANNQPKPSGGGGGGGLPQFSPQQLQQLQQLQQQMNGFQLQDPKMMPTQLKGLRMPPFNDPMSANQKAVKFDLPEEEDDLTDDDDDFEDDDLEDDFDDDFEDDLDDIPLPPNKMKPPMGGVGGGIGAGAGAVGGGVGQMPNMMMMNANMMNMQQLMNAQKAAMGADKMPGGGGAMPMPMPMNGMGGGGGNGGKKGGASGGGNQSHGGGGGGKNGGKSGEAKNGNNNGGAHKNGNNSGGGGGGGPINTGNGGNRVGGEMGHVMNGGGPRGFPTMGGPHGLPAGGMSAAAAGGAVRPMGNMNMPMAQMGNMQMSQMGSIPAVQGLPATAMNGVGHGGGYFQGPGGASEAMGGNPYQQQQYMAAMMNQQRAAMANQPMMYARQPPAVNYLPPYPYPPPPPGGDNYSHYFSDENTSSCHVM, from the exons ATGAGTAAAGAGGAGTTTCTGAAGATCAAG AAATGTGTTCTTAAAGTGAATATCCACTGTGATGGATGTAAGCAGAAAGTGAAGAAAATCTTGCAGAAAATTGATG GGGTTTtcactatagatatagatGCAGAGGTAGGGAAGGTGACAGTCTCTGGAAATGTAGACCCAGCCACTTTAATCAATAAGCTTGCGAAATCGAAGAAATATGCAGAGATTTGGGGAGCTCCGAAGGAAAATCCCAGCAATAACAATGGCGGCCAGCAGAGCCAACTTGAAACTATGATGAAGAATTTGCAGGTTGACAATGGAAAAGGTGGGGACAATAATAAACAGGGGGCTCAAAAGGGGGCAAATAATCAGCCGAAACCgagcggcggcggtggcggtggtggcCTGCCGCAGTTTTCGCCGCAGCAGCTTCAACAGCTGCAGCAATTACAGCAGCAGATGAATGGGTTTCAGCTACAAGATCCGAAGATGATGCCAACGCAGCTGAAGGGTTTGAGAATGCCGCCGTTTAATGATCCGATGTCGGCGAATCAGAAGGCGGTGAAGTTCGATTTgccggaggaggaggatgatctgactgatgatgatgatgattttgaagatgatgatcttgaagatgattttgatgatgattttgaagatgatTTGGATGATATTCCTCTTCCTCCGAATAAAATGAAGCCTCCGATGGGCGGTGTCGGTGGCGGTATAGGCGCCGGCGCCGGCGCTGTTGGTGGCGGTGTTGGTCAGATGCCgaacatgatgatgatgaatgcGAATATGATGAATATGCAGCAACTAATGAACGCTCAGAAGGCTGCTATGGGAGCTGATAAAATGCCCGGCGGTGGCGGAGCTATGCCAATGCCAATGCCAATGAATGGAATGGGCGGTGGAGGTGGAAATGGAGGAAAGAAAGGTGGTGCTTCCGGCGGCGGGAACCAGAGTcatggcggcggcggtggtggcaAAAATGGAGGCAAAAGCGGCGAAGCTAAGAATGGGAATAATAATGGTGGGGCTCACAAGAACGGCAACAAtagcggcggcggtggcggtggcggccCAATTAATACTGGCAACGGCGGGAATAGGGTCGGTGGTGAAATGGGTCATGTAATGAACGGTGGTGGTCCTCGTGGGTTTCCAACCATGGGTGGTCCTCACGGACTACCGGCAGGAGGAATGTCCGCCGCTGCTGCAGGCGGGGCCGTCCGCCCGATGGGAAACATGAACATGCCAATGGCACAAATGGGCAACATGCAAATGAGCCAAATGGGCTCGATCCCGGCAGTCCAAGGACTACCAGCGACTGCCATGAACGGCGTCGGACACGGCGGTGGGTATTTCCAAGGACCAGGCGGAGCATCGGAAGCAATGGGTGGAAATCCATACCAACAGCAACAATACATGGCAGCCATGATGAACCAACAACGCGCCGCCATGGCCAACCAACCAATGATGTACGCACGGCAACCGCCAGCGGTGAACTACCTTCCGCCGTACCCATATCCGCCACCACCGCCAGGCGGCGACAATTACAGCCACTATTTCAGCGACGAAAACACCTCAAGCTGCCATGTAAtgtga